Proteins encoded by one window of Lepeophtheirus salmonis chromosome 3, UVic_Lsal_1.4, whole genome shotgun sequence:
- the LOC121115142 gene encoding uncharacterized protein, translating to MCCSSKPKPSLIITLVVINILVSSATSVLMFILTYPGDECLLFTSVRGHALIYGNPVGCNYVSYGHCFLIASAIFLLIYVSRSNKGDESTRGQSQISVRFPRISSSFAIGFALFIFFFSLLISAVSLAGYLTSCNELHYEAKNQLYARLTIGNPYRFLQMSCSSLFSDDDFHNRFHHDHYEYSGMFYGQNRGYKHGRVHNVVQDHEHLLPLQIALEGSLAASFFSWFIWLIISIFMFLNRTKKPSFDEFTDVYGNQVPHILNEDVTQITQIPQDEIIYHEQQLQQQQNPYFHQSIPSVMYSTLQPQLLNQNITPGLYIPQQQTPLMNRSVTPVFYQQQQQQIQQQQDPLMNQNMQPEMYNEQYTSSMSAASTLPLQSELVQNLNLFNHAGIKCSQL from the exons ATGTGTTGTTCATCCAAGCCAAAGCCATCCTTGATCATTACCCTTGTTGTAATCAACATCTTGGTGTCATCGGCCACCTCTGTATTAATGTTCATACTTACATATCCAGGGGATGAGTGCCTATTATTTACCAGTGTTCGGGGACATGCTCTCATTTATGGAAATCCCGTTGGATGCAACTATGTTTCCTATGGGCATTGCTTCCTCATTGCATCTGCgatatttttattgatctaTGTCTCACGATCCAATAAAGGGGATGAGTCAACTCGAGg acaatcaCAAATATCCGTTAGATTTCCAAGGATCTCAAGTAGTTTTGCAATTGGATTtgcattattcatattttttttctctctactCATTAGTGCAGTGAGCTTAGCAGGTTACTTGACTTCATGCAACGAATTGCATTACGAGGCCAAGAATCAACTTTACGCCCGACTGACTATAG GTAACCCATATCGATTTCTGCAAATGTCCTGCAGTTCGCTCTTCAGCGACGACGACTTTCACAACCGCTTTCATCATGACCATTATGAATATTCTGGGATGTTTTATGGCCAAAATCGCGGTTATAAACATGGTCGAGTTCATAATGTCGTTCAAGATCATGAACATCTCTTGCCTCTCCAAATAGCATTGGAGGGTAGTTTGGCTGCTTCATTCTTTAGTTGg tttatatggttaattatttcaatattcatgTTCCTAAACCGCACTAAGAAGCCCTCTTTTGATGAATTTACTGATGTATATGGCAATCAAGTTCCTCATATCCTGAATGAAGATGTCACACAAATTACCCAAATACCTCAAGATGAAATAATATACCATGAACAGCAATTACAACAACAACAGAATCCCTACTTTCACCAAAGTATTCCTTCAGTTATGTACTCCACTCTACAACCTCAATTACTAAATCAAAACATCACCCCGGGATTGTACATTCCTCAGCAACAAACTCCGCTGATGAATCGAAGCGTTACTCCAGTATTCTATCAGCAACAACAGCAGCAgatacaacaacaacaagatccattaatgaatcaaaatatgcaacCAGAGATGTATAATGAGCAGTACACTTCTTCTATGTCAGCAGCCTCAACACTTCCATTACAAAGTGAATTAGTacagaatttaaatttattcaaccaTGCTGGTATCAAATGTAGTCAGCTGTGA
- the DCTN2-p50 gene encoding dynactin subunit 2 produces the protein MADPKYANLPGIAHDQPDVFETNDLPEADQYIQETEESCPDENSDSLETLHIDAYESMGKFRGKYVDSGRVDFSDRIRGIGRKGYVVFTCDDTDENTESPMQKYQRLNAEIRELASDLESVSEQSKESKEESCTGLSIKVESLRNDLSSLQIESLLGSSALKSLSDPKDTKERDAVFADLQAAVSSVNKNSANSDTSDGVTYEFYLKPELAKLKEGTELSLLEKRVQYLEKILEASPEKMSLLSIETNQKSIVKAISTLSAKTHLLNSSNLNHVEGRLGALQQKLKEITEKNSAIENVEKMSKISELYDLVQKNQSIATSLPGIVDRLEALESLHNEALQFNKALSQLDAVQEKLVASLGNNKKLLEETQSKINNNMGTIQSNFTSVEQRLEKLNK, from the exons ATGGCGGATCCTAAATATGCAAACTTGCCGGGTATA GCTCATGATCAACCCGATGTCTTCGAGACAAATGATCTCCCAGAGGCGGATCAATATATTCAGGAAACAGAGGAATCTTGCCCTGAT gaGAATAGTGACTCCTTAGAGACGTTGCACATTGATGCATATGAATCAATGGGAAAATTTCGTGGTAAATACGTTGATTCTGGACGAGTTGACTTCTCGGATCGTATACGAGGTATTGGTCGAAAGGGCTACGTTGTTTTTACCTGTGATGACACTGATGAAAATACAGAGAGTCCCATGCAAAAGTATCAAAGATTGAATGCAGAAATACGAGAGCTGGCCTCTGATTTAGAGTCTGTCTCAGAACAAAGTAAAGAGAGTAAGGAGGAGTCATGTACTGGATTGTCTATTAAAGTTGAAAGTCTTCGCAACGATTTAAGCTCCCTTCAGATTGAATCTCTACTTGGATCCTCAGCATTAAAGTCATTGAGTGATCCCAAAGATACGAAGGAGCGTGACGCTGTTTTTGCTGATCTTCAAGCAGCTGTTAGCTCTGTTAATAAAAACAGTGCAAATTCTGATACAAGTGATGGAGTTACTTATGAATTTTATCTTAAGCCAGAGCTGGCTAAGTTGAAAGAAGGAACAGAGCTATCATTGCTAGAAAAACGAGTTCAGTATTTAGAAAAGATATTGGAGGCTTCTCCAGAAAAAATG tcTTTATTGAGTATCGAGACCAATCAAAAGTCCATTGTTAAAGCCATTTCAACTCTCTCAGCCAAAACACATTTGCTAAATTCATCTAATTTGAATCATGTCGAAGGCCGTTTAGGTGCACTCCAACAAAAGTTAAAGGAAATTACTGAGAAAAATTCAGCTATCGAAAATGTCGAGAAAATGAGTAAAATCTCCGAGTTGTATGACcttgttcaaaaaaatcaatctattgCTACTTCTTTGCCTGGAATAGTTGATCGTTTAGAAGCTCTTGAAAGCCTTCATAACGAGg cTCTTCAATTCAATAAGGCTCTTTCTCAATTAGATGCTGTTCAGGAAAAACTCGTAGCTTCCCTTGGGAACAACAAGAAACTCTTGGAAGAAACACAATCCAAAATTAACAATAACATGGGTACTATTCAATCCAATTTCACTTCTGTGGAACAAAGACttgaaaaacttaataaatag